A window from Felis catus isolate Fca126 chromosome B1, F.catus_Fca126_mat1.0, whole genome shotgun sequence encodes these proteins:
- the LCORL gene encoding ligand-dependent nuclear receptor corepressor-like protein isoform X6, with protein sequence MEKGKSALSKVLESLCIHHQQQVLAMLKFLVQEQNAASLCYCNTSYTVSSESQKPLIEDDLHGLFCSCEYRLAERGYLQNERQSPGVVPLPVCIKDLHCLSCQTITIEHIMTVVNRGIANSYNSHRCCSGLLPNIHSTKSTFHTPLSSRDICDVSVSLKDVCRSRSPSPPPLSPVQTEGFEKLKDVVSELSALENNRLEININQPPSLTPAEINSDKTDHEGKIHKTKKFSNSDSLLLEGSGNCTTNQEKGETTVIFQDLMDRINEKLKSIETTDMGNLVKLSSSDCNTDNDLKLRDLIASLLHNAKASDYSFMELLSQHDKKVENKIIQTRFRKRQETLLSVHNSPDSPTFRRQSLQIKRELASLDENFVRKRYTEKNSRKLTRNDEIFSMDREEFCHCQGSLQNSKSLQENNHAETFSPDCALQSLQLPLHSLETNLAFDAFSESFKTTSPGKMSITKLQEKSAAGKRLLQNHRKNPKLENTKTPLKSDVPGLLSRTKRHIVPPGWYSIYVTNNYVFKKSPKAKKISDSAKKKDPVKNTQIESSHNIDLNKIAMNSNLQVVVERLEDTINMAKKSWNNHSLSEGCKTSKKLIEIDGKDQDAGRNMTLTVSRMTCKEQSLSKSVVAASNIKSNHTPTIDLNSKRLDNPENSSILDTSSLISGVQNVPAKYEAIESSFSSYSSPIKLMFLSEVKSNEGVKYTLTSVGTSKSNADLPSEKYPSHDAIEKQPETNEDIPDPNFENYSSNRNGSDTLQGELNKFNCAKETTESPAMFIDDVNSDKPQDKPKENPSNDTDSSFKRKPGRPKKIGPQVVKQIKRPIGRPPKPKTDQTDITICQNESSSTGKKSPESLLSEVKEGIYKKSITVTVIYGRSRRTKRHVSEGTVNISNVISFSNNADFPTECNSLRNIREYKIDSGERSAISTLTTESEILGSGFEYIRPIKNKSVIPQPSKNIIRPNQKPFAVIRKPGRPAKVKISGISVTINRVSPQEREVSISSCLPPLEQENILEKNLAEEKKYDHQCNKMDTRHTEADIFKNGSKSMVAAIPLRHSIRDRKPSLHLVHPLASSSSLIYRNTLLRKSYKLHLQKGKSEKEKHRQSRIKIASKGTPGLRNSKNAKMCLEDNKLIPISEVSLDPIISSNPLLRWWAASTSNDSLLEELNNRFEQITNAWVQVSGDEAENCVHKKRERIESDNFKIANPLETCLLELEVSPVKMLFRKKYDLNELCIWFMQTTETQSLSLVRKANARNPLEVINTRGIKLGTKYSHFNTSPFRKHFKKFALSSPSKSAGKLHILHKIVSSPLLNVRSNLTLARLKRTEFKRLQHERWKREGKPHNHGTVDWISKRRNLRFFCQNQFLKKTEGGTNADIPLQGKNTIDNQFILPPEIRDDSLQQKVAMSDLKTHANLENNFKTEAKENGTNCSQKGFEKGSRLGNVCPHNWRSKTLKDCRIFLRKINYFEHRNTFKLNTIIYSPESIGSGTNHQTHIEESKRFTLRSHSARQNSFKKQSKEIENAKTNSPSTDKFPGQLDNSRLNKCVNYDKNPDSSDVLSKLNKRKRPPWKTTEMSTKRHKRQSCNSGQMANYYSKSQLASRPALSI encoded by the exons atggaaaaaggaaaatcagcATTAAGCAAAGTTTTGGAATCTTTGTGCATACATCACCAGCAACAAGTTTTGGCCATGTTGAAATTTCTAGTCCAAGAGCAAAATGCTGCTTCTCTTTGCTATTGTAATACATCATATACTGTGTCTTCAGAATCTCAAAAGCCCCTAATTGAAGATGATTTACATGGTCTATTCTGTAGTTGTGAATATAGGCTGGCAGAAAGAGggtatttacaaaatgaaagacaaagccCTGGTGTTGTGCCTCTGCCAGTCTGTATTAAAGATTTACATTGTTTATCTTGCCAAACTATAACTATTGAACACATTATGACAGTAGTGAATAGAGGAATTGCAAACAGTTATAATTCTCACAGGTGCTGTTCTGGACTATTACCAAACATTCACTCTACAAAATCAACCTTTCACACTCCTCTTTCATCAAGGGACATATGTGATGTTTCAGTCAGTCTTAAGGATGTTTGTAGATCTCGAAGTCCATCACCCCCACCATTATCACCTGTACAGACGGAaggatttgaaaaattaaaagatgttgTCTCAGAGCTCTCAGCCTTAGAAAATAACAGacttgaaataaacattaaccagcctccctctctcacaccagcagaaataaacagtgaCAAGACTGATCATGAaggtaaaatacataaaactaaaaaattcagCAACTCGGATTCTTTGCTCCTGGAAGGCAGTGGTAATTGTACTACAAATCAGGAAAAAGGTGAAACTACTGTAATTTTTCAAGATTTAATGGATCgtattaatgaaaaattaaaatcaatagaAACTACAGATATGGGAAACCTTGTAAAATTATCTAGCAGTGATTGTAATACAgataatgatttaaaattaagAGATTTAATAGCTTCTCTCTTGCATAATGCCAAGGCCAGTGATTACAGTtttatggaattgctgagtcaacaTGATAAAAAGGTagagaataaaattattcagACAAGATTTCGAAAGCGTCAAGAAACTTTACTTTCAGTGCACAACTCTCCTGATTCACCCACGTTTAGAAGGCAGTCTTtgcaaataaaaagagaacttgCCAGTCTTGATGaaaattttgtaagaaaaagatatactgaaaaaaattcaaggaagTTGACACGCAACGATGAGATATTTTCAATGGACAGAGAGGAATTCTGTCATTGCCAAGGGTCTTTACAAAATTCTAAAAGCTTGCAAGAAAATAATCATGCAGAAACATTTTCACCAGATTGTGCATTGCAGTCATTGCAACTACCTCTTCATAGTTTAGAAACTAACTTAGCTTTTGATGCATTTTCAGAAAGCTTTAAGACAACTTCCCCTGGGAAAATGAGCATAACAAAATTACAGGAGAAATCTGCAGCTGGGAAAAGACTTTTGCAAAATCACAGGAAGAATCCAAAACTGGAGAATACCAAAACTCCTTTGAAAAGTGATGTTCCTGGACTTTTGAGCAGAACTAAACGACATATTGTGCCCCCAGGATGGTATTCTATATATGTAACaaataattatgttttcaaaaaatccCCTAAGGCCAAAAAAATTTCtgattctgcaaaaaaaaaagatccagtgaAAAATACTCAAATTGAAAGCTCACACAATATAGATCTAAACAAAATTGCAATGAATTCCAATTTACAAGTTGTTGTGGAACGTTTGGAAGATACAATAAATATGGCCAAAAAGTCTTGGAATAATCACTCATTATCTGAAGGATGTAAGACATCCAAGAAATTGATAGAAATTGATGGTAAAGATCAAGATGCAGGAAGAAACATGACTCTAACTGTAAGCAGAATGACATGCAAAGAGCAGAGTTTATCAAAATCTGTGGTAGCAGCCAGCAATATCAAAAGCAATCATACACCTACAATAGATTTGAATAGCAAAAGACTTGATAATCCAGAAAATTCATCTATTTTAGATACGAGTAGCTTGATTTCCGGTGTTCAAAATGTGCCAGCAAAATACGAGGCCATTGAAAGCTCTTTTTCCAGCTATTCTAGTCCTATCAAACTCATGTTTTTATCTGAGGTTAAAAGCAATGAAGGAGTCAAATATACTTTAACTTCAGTCGGTACTTCCAAGTCAAATGCTGATCTTCCTTCTGAAAAATATCCAAGTCATGATGCAATTGAAAAACAACCAGAAACAAATGAGGATATCCCAGATCCTAACTTTGAAAATTATAGTTCTAATCGTAATGGTAGTGACACTCTTCAGGGAGAACTAAACAAATTTAATTGTGCAAAAGAAACTACAGAATCCCCTGCAATGTTTATAGATGATGTGAACAGTGATAAGCCACAAGACAAACCTAAGGAAAATCCAAGCAATGATACGGATTCATCTTTTAAACGAAAACCAGGTAGACCTAAAAAGATAGGTCCCCAGGTTGTGAAACAAATTAAGCGGCCAATTGGAAGACCACCAAAACCTAAAACCGATCAAACAGACATCACCATTTGCCAAAATGAATCGTCTAGTACTGGAAAGAAAAGTCCAGAATCCCTCCTATCAGAAGTGAAAGAAGGTATCTATAAAAAGAGTATTACCGTAACTGTTATTTATGGAAGATCAAGAAGAACTAAAAGGCATGTTTCTGAAGGAACTGTAAACATAAGCAATGTTATATCTTTCAGCAATAATGCTGATTTTCCAACTGAATGTAATAGTCTCAGAAATATTAGAGAATACAAAATTGACTCAGGTGAAAGAAGTGCTATTTCAACTTTGACTACTGAAAGTGAGATCTTGGGGTCTGGCTTTGAATATATTAGGCCCATCAAGAACAAGTCTGTGATACCTCAACCTTCCAAGAACATTATCCGACCAAATCAGAAGCCTTTTGCAGTAATTAGGAAGCCTGGTAGACCTGCAAAAGTGAAAATCTCTGGCATATCTGTGACTATTAATAGAGTTTCACCTCAGGAGAGAGAAGTAAGTATTAGCAGCTGTTTGCCTCCTTtagaacaagaaaatatattagagaaaaatctggctgaagaaaaaaagtatgaTCACCAATGCAATAAGATGGACACAAGGCACACTGAAGCTGACATATTTAAGAATGGATCAAAAAGTATGGTTGCTGCTATACCTTTGAGACATTCTATTAGGGATAGAAAGCCATCTCTCCATCTCGTACATCCATTAGCATCTTCCAGCTCACTTATTTATAGAAATACTCTGCTCCGTAAATCATATAAACTCCATTTGCAGAAAGGtaaaagtgagaaggaaaaacatAGGCAGTCAAGGATAAAAATAGCTTCAAAAGGTACCCCTGGACTTAGAAattcaaagaatgcaaaaatgtgTTTGGAAGATAACAAATTAATACCCATTTCTGAAGTATCCTTGGACCCTATAATTTCATCAAACCCTTTGCTCAGGTGGTGGGCTGCTTCTACTTCAAATGATTCCTTATTAGAGGAATTAAACAATAGATTTGAGCAAATAACAAATGCTTGGGTGCAAGTGAGTGGAGATGAAGCTGAAAACTGTgttcataaaaaaagagaacgCATTGAAAGTGATAATTTCAAAATAGCAAACCCTTTGGAAACCTGTCTTTTAGAACTTGAAGTTTCACCTGTAAAAATGCTTTTTCGGAAAAAGTATGATTTGAATGAACTCTGTATCTGGTTTatgcaaacaacagaaacacaGTCTCTTTCACTAGTTAGAAAAGCAAATGCTCGAAACCCTTTGGAAGTAATAAATACCAGAGGAATTAAATTAGGGaccaaatattctcattttaatacTAGCCCCTTcagaaagcactttaaaaaatttgcacTGTCTTCTCCTTCAAAATCAGCAGGGAAGTTGCATATACTACATAAAATAGTTAGCTCTCCACTGTTAAATGTGAGAAGTAATTTAACATTAGCTAGATTAAAAAGAACTGAGTTTAAGAGGTTGCAGCACGAAAggtggaaaagagagggaaagccGCACAACCATGGAACAGTTGATTGGATCTCTAAAAGAAGGAACTTAAGATTTTTTTGCcagaatcaatttttaaaaaagactgaggGGGGAACAAATGCTGACATCCCACTCCAAGGAAAAAACACAATAGATAATCAGTTTATTTTGCCACCTGAGATCAGAGATGACTCTTTGCAACAGAAGGTGGCAATGTCTGACTTGAAAACACATGCTAATTTAGAGAATAATTTTAAGACAGAAGCAAAGGAGAATGGAACAAATTGCAGCCAAAAAGGTTTTGAAAAGGGATCAAGACTAGGAAATGTATGTCCACATAACTGGAGGTCAAAAACCTTAAAAGATTGTAGAATATTTTTGAGGAAGATCAACTATTTTGAACACAGAAATACTTTTAAACTAAATACAATCATTTACTCTCCTGAATCTATTGGCAGTGGAACTAATCATCAGACTCACATAGAAGAATCAAAGCGCTTTACCTTAAGATCCCATTCTGCTAggcaaaattcttttaaaaagcaatctaaagaaatagaaaatgctaaAACAAATAGTCCTTCAACCGATAAATTTCCTGGCCAACTTGACAATAGTAgattaaataaatgtgttaacTATGACAAGAATCCTGATAGTTCTGACGTTCTTAGCAaattgaacaaaagaaaaagaccgCCATGGAAGACCACAGAAATgtcaacaaaaagacataaacgACAGTCTTGCAACAGTGGACAAATGGCAAACTATTATTCAAAATCCCAACTAG CCTCCAGACCTGCTTTGTCTATCTGA